TTCGGTAGTTTGCCTGTAACAATACTTCTCGTCTTCAAGTGAATGCCTAGATGATGGTTTTAGAGATCCCTTGCTTATTGGAGTGTTCGGCTTCTCACTTCCTCCTCGAGAGCAAGCGGTGGCTGGAGCCTCGGAATCGAATTCTTGAATCTCGAATTTCCGTCGAGGACCAAATGACACCTTCTCAGCACCAGCAGGTCTTGTTTCCTTACTGCCCGAACTGCTTGGTGGGGAAGGTAGAAATTTCCGCCAGTCTGGGGTTATCTCTTTCATATCCAATGAAATGGCTTTTCCAAATGATTCGAAGCTGGAAAGGTCTTCGTATTCTTCCGAAATAGTATACTGATTGGGGTTGAATGATACATAATCATCTTTATCGAGCTGGgttttaaaataaaatttcaTATGATTCCAGAAAACAGAGACTGAATTGGAATAACCTCTCGTTTCCTTCCATGATTGATATAATAATTGGACCGGTGAGTTTGCGGAAAGTTTGTTCAACTTGTTTTGATATGCAATGTTCTTTCTTAGCTTTATTTTCTCAACAATGCCTGGTTCAAACTTTGCATTGTCTTCCTCAGCATCATAATAGACGGATTGTTCCTCCCAATATACATTCTTACCTTCATAAGCAACTGGACCAGGCCTGGGATCTTTCTTGGGGGAAACGTTTTCCTTATCAGAGATTTCATTTGCTGATCCTCTCGAAGATGGAACATTCAAGTGCCTAACATCCCTAGATTTTTTTGGGGACGAAAAACTACTACGTCTCCATTTTCCCAATGCCTTAGCTTTCCAGTAATTGCTATTCGAAGTTTGAGGCctttcatcatcatttaTAAGCGGATGGTCAGGTTGCTTAGTTGGTGTAACTGCTCTTTGTAATCTATTGTCAAGCGATACACAAGAAGAATCAAAATCTGTTGAAGAGGAAACAGCAGATGACAGCGCTGATGAGGAAACCATTTGGAGTAGCCTTAGTTGATAGTGTGTTGGTTTATAGCAGTTCTCTTCCTTGGTACTTTGGGGAAGAACCATGTATCAAGGTTTTGCAAGTCTCTTTTTAAAGCTATAATATATTGCGTCAGACTAGATCCATCTTAAAAGTTTAAGCGAGTAATATTCGGTGTATTCGACTGAGCACAATAGTGTTCTTTGCGTTCAACGTGTAAAATATATCTGACGCTGCGCGTGTCACTGTCACTGACGCcaataaaaaaaaaacctgTCCGCTACACGTAAAAATTGAAATAACAATCTTAGATAATGAAACAGGTACCTACCTCACCCGATGCCGTCATGTTCACCAGCACTGGTTTACACAATCGCAACACGCCATCTATTTCCCCCAAAAACAGCGCAGAAATTTTTGCCGGGGAGATTTCGAAATTTCGGAATGTAGGTCAAGATTTTAAAATAGCAGCCTTCGATAACAATCCCAGCTACATACTAAACCAGATGTCTTTTCTTAGAGCAACTAGTTGTAAGAAATAGCAACTCAGAACCAATACTGAACTAAAACTGCAATTCTTTTTCTAGTACTATTCTTAAAAACGTACTGTTGTTCTCCGTTTATGTAAGCCTCTTAGAGAACAGCCTAAGCACCTGCAACACCCGGTGCTCACAAGCTGGCTTAAACATAGTTGGGGGGGTGCATTACAAAGCTAAAACAGAACTATCCAGGGATTTTAAATGGAGTCCTTGCGCAGTTTTAATTCGCATAGATTTACTAACCCAGTATGGTTGTTTTCCTTTTGTGTGTCTCTTTTAGAAGACCACGTCATGCCACGCACGTACACCTGACGTCCGAGGCATAACGTACTAAAATCATAACAGCGATGTCGTATTGAAGAAAGCACGCCAATTATTTACGAATGGAGGCTCATGCAGACAAATTAGGTATACATAACGCTCCTTACAATGAAAACACAATAAACCTCAAACTGTCCAACTCTGAGTCAGAGTCACCTGTTCACTGCAAATACCACTCTTCGTAAAAAGGTAAAGGGCTGAACTCATCACCGTCACAATTCCATATCTTACCGAGGAGTAAGTGAGTGCTGTAATGCGTATCAGAAATCACCTAAATTCTACATATTACAAAATAACAATGACCCTCCGTAAAGTACGTGACTTGCTGGTTTCAATGTCCCCCGCATATAGCACTCCTTATACATTGTAGCAAATTGTAACAGCACGAGCagaaatatattttttttCGCTGCCTTGGCATCCACAATTCTTTTTAGGTGTTTTTAGCTCCGCTTGTGGCTGTTTACGGTCAATTATCGTATCCCAATGTATTCCAGGTAAAAGAAAGCCTATCTTGGTACCCACTCTTACAACGTCGAGCGTATCCCAGACGCGATAGATACCGGCAATAGTTCAAGCGGCGCCTGCTTTGCTATTTTACAATTTAACTACATAAATTCTAAGCTATAGCCTCCATGATTTTCATTTATACCAATCTTCTTCATAGTTGATCTCTTCCAAACCCGAAATATTTCAAAGTaatttaatatttattTCAACTTTTTAAATCAACTACTATATTAAAAGAGAAAAAACCGTTAGGTGGGTTATAACCAAGATATCATTACTACTAGCTTACTTTACTAAGTTAAAGCGTTCTAACGTTAATTTACTGGAATATAGTTGCAGGCAGTCTTTGAATTTTCAGATTCAACTTTGTTCTAATTTGTTGTAAACTGTCACACTGTGTGTTTCAAACAACGCAGACGGGAAATAAAATTTTAATACGAAGGGCAATGGGCGATGCAGGGCTGGTTAGTTTGAAATCTGGTATAAATACTTATAACCTGAAGCAGAGGATATATTCTTCGACCGATTGCAGTATTTATACAGCTACAGACAAGAACTGTAATAATTGCGTTGTGAAGATGATTACCTCGTGCTCGGGACGGCTAAATAGTCGTGGCGTAGGTCAATTCGAGCAGAAGTCATTCGATTCATGTTTGGTAGATAAGTTTGAGTTTGATGGGAAGACGTGTTTCGTGTATAAGAAGATTGAGCAAGAATATACTGCGAACGACTATTTTAGTTACTCGGTAGGAAGTAAAAATTATGAGGAAAAGCCTCGATTAACGCAGAGCAGCGGTAGGGCAAGTGAGTTATTGGAGAAAAATGGTTACGAAAGTGTGGGTTACCATACGTTAGGGGGTGGTGTTATTTCGAGATTACCTCTTCCCAGTTGTAATAGAGGTACTACTAGGAAGGAAATAGATATTTCTAGGGAAGTGAATAAGCAAGACGACTGTGTCGTATCAGCTGAAAAGGAGCATATCTTTGGCCCAGTGTTTAATGTTGCTGGCGATGTAACTGATGTCAAGGATTCGAAGGTTGCCAATAGTGGCGAAGTACCAACGCTTGGGTCAGTTATATCGCCAGAAGCTCCTAGGACAAGCCGGTGTTTAGCAACTCAGTTGCAGTCTGGGCCTGTATATGAAAATGATGTAATTCTAATACATCCCTTTCATATACAGGATAAGGGCCTCAGCAGGCTTCCTAGGACTCCTGCTCCTAAGATCCAGCAAGACACCCCAGATGTCGATGTTAGTAGCAGCGAATATGACTCCGA
This window of the Eremothecium sinecaudum strain ATCC 58844 chromosome VII, complete sequence genome carries:
- a CDS encoding HGL048Wp (Syntenic homolog of Ashbya gossypii AGL056W; Syntenic homolog of Saccharomyces cerevisiae YPR005C (HAL1)) — translated: MGDAGLVSLKSGINTYNLKQRIYSSTDCSIYTATDKNCNNCVVKMITSCSGRLNSRGVGQFEQKSFDSCLVDKFEFDGKTCFVYKKIEQEYTANDYFSYSVGSKNYEEKPRLTQSSGRASELLEKNGYESVGYHTLGGGVISRLPLPSCNRGTTRKEIDISREVNKQDDCVVSAEKEHIFGPVFNVAGDVTDVKDSKVANSGEVPTLGSVISPEAPRTSRCLATQLQSGPVYENDVILIHPFHIQDKGLSRLPRTPAPKIQQDTPDVDVSSSEYDSDEDSVSCGRNGERRRSVNSQDLRSSQNDDDDEDDDDEDEEDDEDDEDDEDEGGYENDLILDHSQPNFLSPCVFLNEFPHKRPREASFIPTHSTHAFGETSPCSTHSSKKSSIMSAVSDVSLPTGLVNMDITCCPAQPFSLQRNREGSLVFPPCSSK